The following nucleotide sequence is from Lysobacterales bacterium.
GCATTCCACGCCACGCGCGCCTTGAACGCAGCCAGTCGCGCAACCACGCGCGGCGCCGTGATCGAGAGATCCGCAGCGCTGTTGGGCGCAGTGGCCAGATGCACGGTCTTGATCGTCACGTTCTCGCTGGCAGTACCGGAGTAGCGCTGCGCATGCACCCAATAACGCTGGCTCGTCGCCGTGAAGCGCGTGTCGATGCGGCATTCCTCGACCGTCCCGGCGCTGGTCGACTTGCACAATTCCTCGCTTTCCTCGGCGGTGCCATCGGCATCGAGATCGATGCCGACGTACAGATCGATGTCGCCGCTGGCGCCGGCATCGGTGGATGCGATCAACACGCCATCGACGCCGACGCCGCCCGCGGTCGGACCGATCAAGGTCGTGAACGTGCCCTGCCCCGTGTTGTACGGGTCATCGGAAGTGGCATCGACGGCGATCGCGCGATCCACCTTCTGTCCGAGCACCAGTTCCGTGTCGGCGAACGTCAGATCGGGCAAATTGACGAGCCCGGAAAGATCGATGTCGCGGAATCCATTGGTCGTGTCGGTCTCGATGTCGATCACTTCCGGCACCGCGCCCGGCGACACGAACACCGACACCGGCAAGACCGTCGTCGCGAGGTTGGCATTGGTCGGCACCAACTTGATCTGGGCATCGATCCAGGAACCGACGAGACTCGCGTTGTCGACATCGACCGTGATGTCGAGGGGACGGGCAACGCCGCTGCCCAGCGAGAATTCAGCGGGTGTGACCGTGATCGCCGCACCTGACGGCACGACCGTCTCGACCCGCCAGGTGCCTTCGACATTCGCCGTGGCCATGCGCGTGAAGCTGCAGCGCTCGAAGCAGTCGTCGGCGTGCACGAAGGGCAGGTTCAACTGTTTCGGCTGGCCACCGCCCAAGGGGTCGGCATCGCGGAACTGCGTCGGCGTGACGTTGAAATAAAGCCCTGCGCGCGCCGCTTGATCCACCTTGGCCCGACCTGCACCGCCCTCGACATAGGCGGCAGCCGAGACGCCGTCCTCGATCTTCAGGGTGTGCGACGCCGTCGTGACCAGGGCCGACTCGACCTGCGCCACGTTCCAGTTCGGATTGCCCGACAGCAGCAGGGCGGCGGCACCGGCGACGTGGGGCGAGGCCATCGACGTGCCATTGAAGACCACGGCACCGTTCGAGCGGTGTGCCGCCGCCGCGATGCTGGTGCCCGGCGCCGCGAGGGTCGGCTTCAGCACGCCGCTGTAAGGCGTCACCGGGCCGCGACTGCTGCTGGCGGCGAGCACGTCGCCAGCGCCGTCGTTGCGCGTGGCGACCGACGAGATCCCCGCCGTGACCTGCGCGCCGGCCACGCGTGCGGATTCGACCAGCGCCTTGAGCGTGCTGCCATCGGCGGCATCGAGGTGCACCGCCGGCAGGAAATGACCGTCCGCCACGAGATTGGCATCGCCACCCGGCAGGTTCGCGAGGATCATGCCGGCGGCGCCCGCAAGCTTGAGGTTGCAGCCCTTTTCGATGCGTGCATATTCACCGCGATCGCAGATCACGATCTTGCCCGCGAGCGAACCCGGTGCGAACGGATTGCTGGCGCTGCTGGTGCAGGTGGTGGTGTTGTTGGTCGCCACGCCGGTGCCGCACAAGGCATTGCCGAAATCCTTGGCGTGCACGATCTGGGCCGTACCGGCACCGGCGGTGATGCCCTCGCCGATCAGGTTGAACGGCGTCGCGATGCCATGACCGCTGATGCCGGTGACTGCGGTCGAAAAGCGACGTCCACTGGACTCGTTCGCGACCGTGATGACCCATGGCGAATTGCCGGGCGACGACACCGTGCTTGCGCCGGGGCCATTGTTGCCCGCCGACACCACCGGCACGATGCCGGCCGCGCGGACATTGAAGAACGCGGCGGCATCGTCGGTGGCGGCATTCGAGCGCACCGACGACCAGGGATCGTAGGCACCGCCGCCGATCGAGAAGTTGATGACGTCGACGGCATCGGTCACGGCCTGGTTCAGCGCCGAAATGATCGCCGAGCCGGAGCAGCCGTCGTCCTGGGCTTCGAAGCAGACCTTGTACGAAATCAGGTTCGCGCGCGGCGCAACACCGGACAGGGTGCGGGTCAGCGTGGTGGTGGGCGCCGACTGGGTCACCACGAACGGATTGCCGACCGCCGTACTCGCGACATGCGTGCCGTGCCCACCGCAGTCCTTGCCGGCCGGCGAACTGCCGGTATCGAAGGTGCAGGTTTCGTTGACGTAGTCGTACAGCCCGATCAGCTTGTCGTTGCAGCGGGTATCGGCGCCCGACGCGCAGGCGCCGTAACGCTGGGCGCGCGGATTGGTGTGGTCGAAGCCATCGATGGCCACGTCCTGAAACGACGGGTGCGAGGCATTGACGCCGCTGTCGACGATGCCGACGACCACGCCCTCACCCTTGGTGCGGATGTTCGACCCCTGCACCGTGCCGTTCCAGACGGCCTCTGCACCGATCCATTGCGGACCGGCATCGGTCAGAAGGTGGCGCTTGAAATCCGGACGCACCGCGACGACGCCATCGATACTCGCCATCGCCCGGGCCTCAGCCGCGCTCAATTCGATCGCGAAGCCGTTCGCGACCATGTCGTAGCGGAATTTCGGCGAAAGCGGCCGCCTGAATGCCGCCGCCGCGGCATCGAGCACCGCATCCTGGCGCTCATGCAGGAATTCGGCGTATCGGCGCACCGGCGCCGCCTTGGCGTCGAACTTGCGCTGCCCGGTCACGGTGATCGCGGTGGGTTCGAGATCCGCGGCGCGCTTGGCATTGCCCAACTGGCCGATGTCCGCGAACACCGTCGCCGGCGGCTCGGCCAATGCGACCAGATAGACCTTGCGTACCTCGGCCGCTTGCGCGGTGCCGACCAAGGCCAGGGAGGCGCACAGGGCAGCGCGAAGGCGAGCGTGGATCATGGCGGATACCTTTCTTTACGATCGTGAGCCGGCGATCATCGCAAATCTTTCTACTCGCCGCATGTGTAGGTCGAATGAAGCCGGACATCGCGCACCTGGACGCCGGCGCGACCGCACGGCTGGCGTTGGCGCGCGATCCTGCGCTTCGATCGCGCCGTCATGGACGCTGCGAACGTCGAATGGGTAGCATAGCGATCCACTTTTCCAGTTCACGATGCCTGATTCCCTTGATGATTCAGTGCCGCTGCTGGCCGCGCGCGGCCTCGCGATGGTGCGCCAGGGCGAACCGATCTTCGGTCCGCTCGACCTTGAACTGCGTGCCGGTGAAGTGTTGCTGGTCGAAGGCGGCAACGGCAGCGGCAAGACCACGCTGTTGCGCGTGCTCGCCGGGTTGCTGAGCGCCAGCCAGGGTCGGATCGAACGGGCCGGCATCGCGTCCGACGAACCGACCACGCCGCTCGGCTTTCTCAGCCATGCGCTCGGCCTGCGCGTCGACCTGTCGCCGCTGGAACAGCTCGACTTCTTCGCCTGCCTGTACGGGATACGCCCGGGCATTTCCGCCGTCGGGGCACTGAAATCGGTGGGCCTCGAAGGGTTCGAGCACATGCCGGTGCGGCGGCTGTCGGCAGGACAGCGCAAGCGCTGTGCGCTGGCGGCCCTGCTGCACACCGCGAACCAGCTATGGCTGCTCGACGAGCCGTACGCCAATCTCGATCGCGACGGCCAGATCCTGGTCGACCGCCTGCTCGAAGCGCACATCGCGCGCGGCGGTGCCGCGCTGATCACCTCGCACGGGCTGATCGAGCCACAGGTGTCGCGGGTGCGGCGCATGCGTCTGGAACTGGCCCATGTCTAAGGGCAGCGTGCTGTCGGCGTTCTTCGGCGTGATGCGCCGCGATGCGCTGTCGCTGTGGCGTCGCCGCGCCGATGCGCTGAATCCGATCTGGTTCGCAGCCATTGTCATCACCCTGTTCCCGCTCGCGCTCGGGCCGGAAGCGGCCAAACTCGCGCGCATCGCCGGCGGCGTGATCTGGGTCATCGTGCTGCTGGCCAGTCTGTTGTCTCTTGACGCCTTGTTCCGCGCCGATCTGGAAGAAGGCTCGCTCGATCTCATGCTGACCAGCGCCCAACCGCTTGCCGTCCTTGCTGCCGCGAAGATCCTGCTGCATTGGCTCGCCACCGGCCTGCCCCTGGTCGCGATCACCCCGATCGCCGCGACCGCGCTCGGGTTATCGCCGAAAGCCTTGCCGACCCTGTTGATCTCGCTTGCACTCGGAACACCGATCATCAGCGTCATCGGCGCCTGCGCCGCGGCGCTGACAGCCGGACTGCGCCGCGCCGGCATGCTGCTGTCGCTGATCGTGCTGCCACTGGTGGTGCCGGTGCTGATTTTCGGCGCAGGTGCGGTCGAGGCCAGTCTCACCGGCACCTCGACGACGCAGCCCCTGTTGCTGCTGGCCGCCGGCCTGGTCGCGTCGATCGCGCTGGGGCCGCTGGTCTGTGCCGCTGCACTCCGACTCGGGAATCATTGATGCCATGAACGCCTTTCTGGTCTGGTTGAACAGCTTCGGCTCCCCCGAGAAATTCCATCGGGTGGCGCTGCGTTTCGAGCGCTGGCTGCTCGGACTTGCGCTCGTCGTCGGCGCCATCGGCCTGTACCTCGGCCTCGTGAAAGCGCCGGGCGACTACTTGCAGGGCGAGTCGGCACGCATCATGTACATCCACATCCCGGCCGCCTGGATGTCGTTGTTCATCTACGTCGTCATGGCGTTTTCCGGGTTCTGCGCGCTGGTCTGGCGCTTCAAGGTCGCGGAACTGATGGCGATGGCGGCGGCACCGGTCGGTGCCGGCTTCACTGCGGTCACGCTGATCACCGGCAGCCTCTGGGGCCGCCCGACCTGGGGCACCTACTGGGTCTGGGATGCCCGGCTCACCTCCGAACTGGTGCTGCTGTTCCTGTTTTTCGGCGTGATCGGGCTCTACAACGCCATCGAAGACCAGCGCAAAGGCGCACGCGCTGCCAGCCTGTTGGCCCTGATCGGGCTGGTGAATCTGCCGATCATCCATTTCTCGGTGAACTGGTGGAACACGCTGCACCAGGGCAATTCGATCAACCTGTTCGCCGGCAAATCGAGCATCCATCCGTCGATGCTTTGGCCGTTGCTGCTGATGGCGCTGGCGACCAAGCTCTGGTTCGGCGCTAGCCTGCTGGCACGGACGCGCGTCGCCCTGATCGAATTCGAATCCGGAAAGGAATGGGCCCAAGTCGCCCTGTTCGGACCGCGGAGACCCACCCCATGAACCACACGCCCTTCATCGTCGCCTCGTACGCGGTATTTGCCGCCTTCCTGGTCTGGGACTTCGTCTCGCCCCGTCTGGCGCTGCGTCGCCTCAAACACGAACTCGGCGCACGTGCGGCACGTGTGGAACGGAGGAAGAGCCAGTGAACCCGATCCGTCGTCGTCGTCTGGTCGCGCTCAGCATCGGTCTGCTCGGCCTCGGCATTGCCGCCGGCTTCGTGGTCTACGCCTTGCGCGAGAACATGCAGCATTTCATCAGTCCTTCCGACATCGCACTCGGCAAGGCGCCGCAGGGCCATCGCTTCCGTCTCGGCGGCGTGGTGCTGGAAGGCAGCGTGAAGCGGTCCGGCACCTCGCTCGACGTCGATTTCATCGTCACCGACCGGTTCAAGGACATTCCGGTGCGCTACACCGGCATCCTGCCCGACCTGTTCCGCGAAGGCCAAAGCGTGGTCGCGACCGGCACGCTCGAAGGCCAGACGCGCTTCCTTGCCGAGGAGGTGCTGGCCAAGCACGACGAGAACTACATGCCGGCCGAAGTCGCGGACGCCATCGCGAAAGCCAAGGCACAGAAGGACGCGACCCGATGATTCCCGAGCTTGGACAATTCGCCCTGATCCTGGCGCTGCTGGTCGCGGTGGTGCAGGCGCTGATCCCGCTGATCGGTGCACAGACCGGGCGCCTGCGCTGGATCGCGGTCGCGCGCCCCGCTGCACTGGCCCAGTTCGCGCTCGTCGGCCTGTCGTTCGCGCTGCTCACGCACGCCTTCGTGGTGCAGGACTTTTCGGTTGCCTACGTTGCGCAAAATTCGAACTCCGACTTGCCGATGCTGTATCGCTATTCGGCCGTCTGGGGCGCGCATGAAGGTTCATTGCTGCTGTGGGCGCTGATCCTCTCGATCTGGACCGCCGTGGTCGCACTGCGCACGCGCGCCCTGCCGGATGCCTTCGTCGCCCGCGTGCTCTCGGTGCTCGGTTTCGTCGCGGTCGGCTTCCTGCTGTTCACGATCCTGACTTCGAACCCGTTCCTGCGTCATGTGCCGGGACTGCCCGACGGCAACGACCTGAATCCGCTGCTGCAGGACCCGGGCCTGATCATCCATCCGCCGATGCTGTACACCGGGTATGTCGGCTTCGCGGTCGCCTTCGCCTTCGCGGTCGCAGCCATGATCGAAGGCCGGGGCGACAACCGCTGGGTGCGCTGGGCACGGCCCTGGACCCTGGTCGCCTGGTCGTTCCTGACCTTCGGCATCGCGCTCGGTTCGTGGTGGGCCTACTACGAACTCGGCTGGGGCGGCTGGTGGTTCTGGGACCCGGTCGAGAATGCGTCCTTCATGCCGTGGCTGGTGGGCACCGCGCTGATCCACAGCATGGTCGTCAGCGACCAGCGCCAGCAGCTGCTGCGCTGGACCTTGCTGCTCGCGATCATGGCGTTTTCGCTGTCCCTGCTCGGCACCTTCCTGGTGCGCTCGGGCGTGCTGACCTCGGTGCATGCCTTCGCCGCCGATCCGACCCGCGGCGTGTTCATTCTCGCCTTCCTCGGATTCGTCACCGGTGGCGCATTGATCCTCTACGCCTGGCGTGCGCAGGGCTTTGCGCACGATGCCGGGTTTGCACCGGTCTCGCGCGAATCGGCGATCCTGCTGAACAACGTGCTGCTCACGTCGGCCGCGGCCATGGTGTTGCTCGGGACGCTGTTCCCGCTGCTGGCCGATGCCTTCGACTGGGGCAAGATTTCGGTCGGCCCGCCGTATTTCGGCACGCTGTTTCCGATCCTGATGGCGCCGGTCGTGTTCCTGGTCGCGTTCGCGCCCTACCTCCGTTGGCGCGGCGACACGCTGGCGCGTTTCGTCGGACAACTGAAACTGCCGCTGATCGTCGCCGTCGTGCTCGCGGCATTCGCGTTCGCGCTGTTCAGTGCGCCCTGGGCGGCGGTGCTCGGCGTGCTCGCCGGTGTCTGGGTGATCACCGCGATGCTGAATTACGTACGCGTGCACCGCGCCGATCCGCAACGCCAGTCGCGTGGCTTCAACCGCGCCACCATCGGCATGCTGCTCGCGCACGCCGGGATCGGCGTGTTCGTGATCGGCGTGTTCGTGACCGAAGCCACCAGCATCGAGAAGGACGTGCGCCTGGTGCCCGGTGAGTCCATCGAGGTGCGCGGCTACCGCTTCGTGTTCGAGAAGCTCGAACATCGCGAAGGCCCGAACTTCGCGGCTGATCGCGGCGTCATCGGCGTGTTCAAGGGCGACCGCCGGGTCGAGACCATGCATCCGGAAAAGCGCCAGTACCGCGGTGGCCAGGTCATGACCGAAGCTGACCTCGA
It contains:
- the ccmE gene encoding cytochrome c maturation protein CcmE — encoded protein: MNPIRRRRLVALSIGLLGLGIAAGFVVYALRENMQHFISPSDIALGKAPQGHRFRLGGVVLEGSVKRSGTSLDVDFIVTDRFKDIPVRYTGILPDLFREGQSVVATGTLEGQTRFLAEEVLAKHDENYMPAEVADAIAKAKAQKDATR
- a CDS encoding heme exporter protein CcmD, yielding MNHTPFIVASYAVFAAFLVWDFVSPRLALRRLKHELGARAARVERRKSQ
- the ccmB gene encoding heme exporter protein CcmB, yielding MSKGSVLSAFFGVMRRDALSLWRRRADALNPIWFAAIVITLFPLALGPEAAKLARIAGGVIWVIVLLASLLSLDALFRADLEEGSLDLMLTSAQPLAVLAAAKILLHWLATGLPLVAITPIAATALGLSPKALPTLLISLALGTPIISVIGACAAALTAGLRRAGMLLSLIVLPLVVPVLIFGAGAVEASLTGTSTTQPLLLLAAGLVASIALGPLVCAAALRLGNH
- the ccmA gene encoding heme ABC exporter ATP-binding protein CcmA → MPDSLDDSVPLLAARGLAMVRQGEPIFGPLDLELRAGEVLLVEGGNGSGKTTLLRVLAGLLSASQGRIERAGIASDEPTTPLGFLSHALGLRVDLSPLEQLDFFACLYGIRPGISAVGALKSVGLEGFEHMPVRRLSAGQRKRCALAALLHTANQLWLLDEPYANLDRDGQILVDRLLEAHIARGGAALITSHGLIEPQVSRVRRMRLELAHV
- a CDS encoding S8 family serine peptidase, with the translated sequence MIHARLRAALCASLALVGTAQAAEVRKVYLVALAEPPATVFADIGQLGNAKRAADLEPTAITVTGQRKFDAKAAPVRRYAEFLHERQDAVLDAAAAAFRRPLSPKFRYDMVANGFAIELSAAEARAMASIDGVVAVRPDFKRHLLTDAGPQWIGAEAVWNGTVQGSNIRTKGEGVVVGIVDSGVNASHPSFQDVAIDGFDHTNPRAQRYGACASGADTRCNDKLIGLYDYVNETCTFDTGSSPAGKDCGGHGTHVASTAVGNPFVVTQSAPTTTLTRTLSGVAPRANLISYKVCFEAQDDGCSGSAIISALNQAVTDAVDVINFSIGGGAYDPWSSVRSNAATDDAAAFFNVRAAGIVPVVSAGNNGPGASTVSSPGNSPWVITVANESSGRRFSTAVTGISGHGIATPFNLIGEGITAGAGTAQIVHAKDFGNALCGTGVATNNTTTCTSSASNPFAPGSLAGKIVICDRGEYARIEKGCNLKLAGAAGMILANLPGGDANLVADGHFLPAVHLDAADGSTLKALVESARVAGAQVTAGISSVATRNDGAGDVLAASSSRGPVTPYSGVLKPTLAAPGTSIAAAAHRSNGAVVFNGTSMASPHVAGAAALLLSGNPNWNVAQVESALVTTASHTLKIEDGVSAAAYVEGGAGRAKVDQAARAGLYFNVTPTQFRDADPLGGGQPKQLNLPFVHADDCFERCSFTRMATANVEGTWRVETVVPSGAAITVTPAEFSLGSGVARPLDITVDVDNASLVGSWIDAQIKLVPTNANLATTVLPVSVFVSPGAVPEVIDIETDTTNGFRDIDLSGLVNLPDLTFADTELVLGQKVDRAIAVDATSDDPYNTGQGTFTTLIGPTAGGVGVDGVLIASTDAGASGDIDLYVGIDLDADGTAEESEELCKSTSAGTVEECRIDTRFTATSQRYWVHAQRYSGTASENVTIKTVHLATAPNSAADLSITAPRVVARLAAFKARVAWNAPWLNVGDTAYAIATLGSTRSTVGNLGEVLVRIKRTGNATPAPMVLNGLGDRETITLAAGVAHERIVIDVPPNATGLHVATSGSGEVDLYVAKASAAPTPPTFAAAPARGAAAGTSIHAGATEAVDLLGATLTPGRWYVTPVNTGSTAATFTLTSKLDFGMGMARPVMQGYFNPNRSGHGMFLSQADSAWALVWYTYLEDGSPTWYLAANSAPTGNDGVWRAPLYRLTWNGSVSYADVVGEVLLTFESASRFTFSWLLDGQYGSEPFQMAASPSCPSVGGAPVSYSGAWANPAESGWGFSVTAVSVAEADAAYVFDSAGVARWLLGVTTTPGAAVTIPLLQHRGFCPTCAFSGVTTSQAGTLTRNYANKAGGTATINIGWLQGVPGTWARSNATQQKITVDMPCQ
- a CDS encoding heme lyase CcmF/NrfE family subunit — protein: MIPELGQFALILALLVAVVQALIPLIGAQTGRLRWIAVARPAALAQFALVGLSFALLTHAFVVQDFSVAYVAQNSNSDLPMLYRYSAVWGAHEGSLLLWALILSIWTAVVALRTRALPDAFVARVLSVLGFVAVGFLLFTILTSNPFLRHVPGLPDGNDLNPLLQDPGLIIHPPMLYTGYVGFAVAFAFAVAAMIEGRGDNRWVRWARPWTLVAWSFLTFGIALGSWWAYYELGWGGWWFWDPVENASFMPWLVGTALIHSMVVSDQRQQLLRWTLLLAIMAFSLSLLGTFLVRSGVLTSVHAFAADPTRGVFILAFLGFVTGGALILYAWRAQGFAHDAGFAPVSRESAILLNNVLLTSAAAMVLLGTLFPLLADAFDWGKISVGPPYFGTLFPILMAPVVFLVAFAPYLRWRGDTLARFVGQLKLPLIVAVVLAAFAFALFSAPWAAVLGVLAGVWVITAMLNYVRVHRADPQRQSRGFNRATIGMLLAHAGIGVFVIGVFVTEATSIEKDVRLVPGESIEVRGYRFVFEKLEHREGPNFAADRGVIGVFKGDRRVETMHPEKRQYRGGQVMTEADLDPGLSRDLYVAMGEPVGDNNAWAIRIYHKPFIRWIWLGALFMMFGGFVAALDPKLRAARAAARRLSSDSAGATA
- a CDS encoding heme ABC transporter permease produces the protein MNAFLVWLNSFGSPEKFHRVALRFERWLLGLALVVGAIGLYLGLVKAPGDYLQGESARIMYIHIPAAWMSLFIYVVMAFSGFCALVWRFKVAELMAMAAAPVGAGFTAVTLITGSLWGRPTWGTYWVWDARLTSELVLLFLFFGVIGLYNAIEDQRKGARAASLLALIGLVNLPIIHFSVNWWNTLHQGNSINLFAGKSSIHPSMLWPLLLMALATKLWFGASLLARTRVALIEFESGKEWAQVALFGPRRPTP